A genomic region of Equus caballus isolate H_3958 breed thoroughbred chromosome 1, TB-T2T, whole genome shotgun sequence contains the following coding sequences:
- the SCAMP2 gene encoding secretory carrier-associated membrane protein 2 isoform X1, protein MTPPLWEGIAPALERLPSSRKSRVCPRSAAGSGCLEAEALAELAPRPPTTMSTFDTNPFADPVDVNPFQDPSVTQLTSAPQGGLAEFNPFSETNAATTVPVTQLPGPSQPAVLQPSVEPTQPSPQAVASAAQASLLRQQEELDRKAAELERKERELQNTVTNLHVRENNWPPLPSFCPIKPCFYQDFSIEIPADYQRICKMLYYLWMLHSVTLFLNLLACLAWFLVDNTKGVDFGLSILWFVMFTPCAFLCWYRPIYKAFRSDNSFSFFVFFFVFFCQIVIYVIQLVGIPNLGDSGWIAAVSTLQPKHLALSIIMMVVAGFFTLCAVLSVFLLKRVHSLYRRTGASFQQAQEEFSQGVFSNRTFRSAASSAARGAFQGN, encoded by the exons ATGACCCCGCCCCTCTGGGAGGGCATTGCGCCTGCGCTGGAACGGCTGCCTAGCTCCCGGAAGTCCAGGGTCTGTCCGAGGAGTGCCGCTGGCTCTGGGTGCCTAGAGGCAGAAGCGCTTGCGGAGCTCGCCCCTCGGCCCCCGACCACCATGTCGACCTTCGATACCAACCCCTTTGCGGACCCAGTGGACGTAAACCCCTTCCAG GATCCCTCTGTGACCCAGCTGACCAGTGCCCCTCAAGGTGGCCTGGCTGAATTCAACCCCTTCTCAGAG ACAAATGCAGCGACAACGGTTCCTGTCACACAGCTTCCTGGGCCCTCGCAGCCAGCGGTTCTTCAGCCCTCAGTGGAACCAACCCAGCCAAGCCCCCAG GCCGTGGCCTCTGCAGCCCAGGCAAGCCTGCTCCGGCAGCAGGAAGAGCTGGACAGGAAGGCAGCTGAGCTGGAACGCAAGGAGCGGGAGCTGCAGAACACTGTGACCAACCTACATG TGAGAGAGAACAACTGGCCGCCCCTGCCCTCGTTCTGCCCCATCAAGCCCTGCTTCTATCAGGATTTCTCCATAGAGATCCCTGCTGACTACCAACGGATATGCAAGATGCTCTACTATCTCTGGATGT TGCATTCAGTGACTCTGTTTCTGAACCTGCTTGCCTGCCTGGCTTGGTTCTTAGTCGACAACACCAAGGGAGTAGACTTTGGCCTCTCCATCCTGTGGTTTGTGATGTTCACCCCCTGTGCCTTCCTTTGTTGGTACCGACCCATCTATAAGGCTTTTAG GTCTGACAACTCTTTCAGCTTCTTCGtgttcttctttgtatttttttgtcaAATAGTGATCTACGTCATCCAGTTGGTCGGCATCCCTAACCTGGGGGACAG TGGTTGGATCGCAGCCGTGTCTACACTGCAACCAAAACATTTGGCTCTGTCGATCATCATGATGGTGGTGGCTGGGTTCTTCACCCTCTGTGCTGTGCTCTCGGTCTTCCTCTTGAAGCGG GTGCACTCCCTGTACCGCCGGACAGGGGCCAGCTTCCAGCAGGCCCAGGAGGAGTTTTCCCAGGGCGTCTTCAGCAACAGGACCTTCCGCAGCGCTGCCTCGTCTGCTGCCCGGGGAGCCTTCCAGGGGAATTAG
- the SCAMP2 gene encoding secretory carrier-associated membrane protein 2 isoform X2, with product MTPPLWEGIAPALERLPSSRKSRVCPRSAAGSGCLEAEALAELAPRPPTTMSTFDTNPFADPVDVNPFQDPSVTQLTSAPQGGLAEFNPFSETNAATTVPVTQLPGPSQPAVLQPSVEPTQPSPQLLLRQASRFLPTRFLAVSEFSERQMLLGGDSSLRDSYMRELPKAVASAAQASLLRQQEELDRKAAELERKERELQNTVTNLHVRENNWPPLPSFCPIKPCFYQDFSIEIPADYQRICKMLYYLWMLHSVTLFLNLLACLAWFLVDNTKGVDFGLSILWFVMFTPCAFLCWYRPIYKAFRSDNSFSFFVFFFVFFCQIVIYVIQLVGIPNLGDSGWIAAVSTLQPKHLALSIIMMVVAGFFTLCAVLSVFLLKRVHSLYRRTGASFQQAQEEFSQGVFSNRTFRSAASSAARGAFQGN from the exons ATGACCCCGCCCCTCTGGGAGGGCATTGCGCCTGCGCTGGAACGGCTGCCTAGCTCCCGGAAGTCCAGGGTCTGTCCGAGGAGTGCCGCTGGCTCTGGGTGCCTAGAGGCAGAAGCGCTTGCGGAGCTCGCCCCTCGGCCCCCGACCACCATGTCGACCTTCGATACCAACCCCTTTGCGGACCCAGTGGACGTAAACCCCTTCCAG GATCCCTCTGTGACCCAGCTGACCAGTGCCCCTCAAGGTGGCCTGGCTGAATTCAACCCCTTCTCAGAG ACAAATGCAGCGACAACGGTTCCTGTCACACAGCTTCCTGGGCCCTCGCAGCCAGCGGTTCTTCAGCCCTCAGTGGAACCAACCCAGCCAAGCCCCCAG CTCCTGCTTAGACAGGCCAGCAGGTTCCTGCCTACCAGATTCCTGGCAGTGAGCGAGTTCTCAGAGAGGCAGATGCTACTAGGAGGAGATAGTAGTCTCAGAGACAGCTACATGCGAGAGCTTCCGAAG GCCGTGGCCTCTGCAGCCCAGGCAAGCCTGCTCCGGCAGCAGGAAGAGCTGGACAGGAAGGCAGCTGAGCTGGAACGCAAGGAGCGGGAGCTGCAGAACACTGTGACCAACCTACATG TGAGAGAGAACAACTGGCCGCCCCTGCCCTCGTTCTGCCCCATCAAGCCCTGCTTCTATCAGGATTTCTCCATAGAGATCCCTGCTGACTACCAACGGATATGCAAGATGCTCTACTATCTCTGGATGT TGCATTCAGTGACTCTGTTTCTGAACCTGCTTGCCTGCCTGGCTTGGTTCTTAGTCGACAACACCAAGGGAGTAGACTTTGGCCTCTCCATCCTGTGGTTTGTGATGTTCACCCCCTGTGCCTTCCTTTGTTGGTACCGACCCATCTATAAGGCTTTTAG GTCTGACAACTCTTTCAGCTTCTTCGtgttcttctttgtatttttttgtcaAATAGTGATCTACGTCATCCAGTTGGTCGGCATCCCTAACCTGGGGGACAG TGGTTGGATCGCAGCCGTGTCTACACTGCAACCAAAACATTTGGCTCTGTCGATCATCATGATGGTGGTGGCTGGGTTCTTCACCCTCTGTGCTGTGCTCTCGGTCTTCCTCTTGAAGCGG GTGCACTCCCTGTACCGCCGGACAGGGGCCAGCTTCCAGCAGGCCCAGGAGGAGTTTTCCCAGGGCGTCTTCAGCAACAGGACCTTCCGCAGCGCTGCCTCGTCTGCTGCCCGGGGAGCCTTCCAGGGGAATTAG